Part of the Aedes albopictus strain Foshan unplaced genomic scaffold, AalbF5 HiC_scaffold_453, whole genome shotgun sequence genome, aggccattttttttttgcttttttataCCTATATGatcgtaattcaacaatagtaGGTTCCTAATTTTTATTCACCATCGTGTACGTTTCATATAGGGCATTTTATGTCAATATAGGTGATTTACACATGCAATACGTACAGTTTCAACAGCTTGGTTACTTGGGCAAGTTCTATGCTTTGCATTATATGATAGTTTGGATGTACATAGTACATATATCTCGGAAGTATCTTAAAACACAGGCactcttatatatatatatatatatatatatatatatatatatatatatatatatatatatatatatgtatattgtTATATCTTATTGAttgatttttcgtgaatttcaattACGTTGtatattgtaaaattttattcTGAGCATCAGGATGATAACTTAGATGGTACCGTAGCGCCTCTCAAATAATCTTATAATGCGCTTCTTGAAGATTGATGGACATGATAGAAAAGCTAAATTTGATTCCAACATCATGGAAATGTGAacataaataatttgaaaaacaTTCTTTTCGACACGTGTATGTTGCATTTCCAAATGAAATAGAAACCAGAACAAATTGTGATTGTTAACTTAACAACTTAACAACTTGCTGAATTTTTATATGAAGTTGCTGTGAACAGTTGTGTGAATAAATACATTAACAAATACACACAGTATTCGTAGCGGAgaaagtgtgtatgtgtgtgagtCGTCTTACCTCTAGTTTTGACATTTCTCCCGTTTGATCGCCTCGAATTAAAAATATCAAACAAGCTTGTTTGTTGTTTGCTGATATGTCTCTCTTAGTTTTGAACAAGTTTAAACTTTAAATGTGATATTTTGATCGGTGTTTTCCAGCACATTGAGAAGCGCAATACAACATGACTACAATATCTTACGCCTCGGCGTGTCGCGTGTGTGCCCAAACCGGAGCAGACACCATGGAGTCCATCTACGAGCCTACGGTGGAAGGAAGGAGCCCTGCACAAGTTATTGAGGAGTGTTTTTCTATCGCGGTAGGGTTTTTACTATTGTCGAGTTGATTTTATTTTCATATTGATCTGGATTAAACTTTTTAGATGAGCTCGTGTGATGGCTTTCCCAACAAACTGTGTCAGAGTTGTAAGGACCAACTGAAATCCGTACTGCATTTCCATGCAACTATACTGGAATCTGAGAAAAAGTTCAAAAGTTTGGTGGCTCTGCCAAAAATAGAGTTTACGTGAGTAGTCCCCTATTAGGAGTTCGCTTGTCCAATGTACTAAGAATTTATGTTTCAGGGAACCGGCCGATGGGAACATTTCATCGGTATTTATCTCTGAGGAATACATTAAAACTGAGGTGGATTCTGAATGCGAAGAGATCGTCCATGATAACATAGACACCGATGAAGATGACGAACCAATAGCTCGGCGGAAGCGTCGAACAAAACGAGAGAAAAAGCGGAAAATTGTAGAAAAAGTAGAGCTTGTTATTGAAAAACTAGAGCCTAACACCGTGGTAGAAGAGCCTGTAGATCAGAAACCCAGCGTTGAGGAAGACGTAAAACCAGATACGTCGAAGCCGGTAAAGAAGAGATGGGTGGACATTCAGATTGATTTGAACTCCTCTCCAGACAATTCATCTAGTGGTGAGAACTACTCCGACTATGATAGTGCCAATAGCTCAGACAGTGAGGAAGGAGACCAAAAGCCGAAGAAAAAACGCCTGTACTATGGAGTCAAGGCCGACTCACAACCGAAGCGATGTTGCGATTGTAAGGACTTCCCACTGGATAGTCATGAAAAGGTTGAAGAACATTCCGACAAATATCATTACCGGTACCGTGTGACCAACGAGCGGGACATCGAAGACAATCCATTTGAATGTCCGACCTGCTACAAACGATTCGAATCGAAGAAAGAATTTCTGCGTCATCAACGTAAGATGTATGTGGAACGGTTGCATCCGTGTCCGAAGTGTGATGAGGAGTTCGCCAACCAATATGTTCTCCAACGACATCTCAAATTGTATCATAAGAAAAAGATGATAATTGAGCGGATGGAAGAATTGCGACAGGAATCCCACATATGTTGCGCCTGTAAGAAAAAGTTTGATTCTCACGAACAGCTTCGGGCCCATGCCGAAGACGTTCATCTCAAGCAGAGTCTCTCGTATGATGGAGATTATCAATTTGAATGTGAGGTTTGCTTCCGTCGTTTCAAAACTCGTCAGTCTATGAAAGTGCATCAGTACCGGATGTTCAAGGGCAAGAAGTTCATCTGCGCTCTTTGTGGCAAAGCATTCAAGGAAAAGGCGTTCCTTCGTGATCATGAAAACTCCCACAGAAGAGAAAAGCCCTACGAGTGTCCAAAGTGTGACGCCCGGTTTTCCATCAAAGGCTCGTACGACGCTCATGTTCGGTTACATGACGCAAAAGAAGAATTCAAGTGCGAATACTGTGGTCGTGGGTTCCGAACGAAAAGTCTGCTCAAGGGTCACCTCACCGTTCACTCGGAGGATCGTCCCTTTAAATGCCATCTGTGTCCAATCACGTTCACCCAGCAGCGCCTGTTGGATTCCCACATTGAGTTTCACCTGGGCAACAAACCATTCAAGTGTCAACAGTGTCCGGCATCGTACCGTTATCAGCGTGATTTACGGGGCCATATACGCGAGAAGCACGAGGGAATTCTCAACTTCCAGTGTACGTTCTGTCCGAAGGCGTTCAACCGGAAGAAGCCACTGTTGGTGCATCTGAAAACACACGAAGCAATTTAATGTAGACTGGCGCCCATGTGAATTGTCAATAAAATATTGTGTACGTATATTTTAAGTGCCGTGAATTAGTTGTGTTTTTCTAGAATATCACTAAcaattgtttctctttctttgtgttttgattattttcattTATAACAAATGTCAAAACCGAAGATGGCGAATCTTTCAAATTGTTTGGTAATTgcaaaaattaatgaaaaataataatgatttgAAACAAAAAGTTTCTCTGGAACCTAAACGTCATTTGGCGTAGCGAAAGTTTCTATTTTTTATAAGTAAATAAacgaaaaatttattttatgtatcACTACTGTTAATCATTcaaaaatatggaacgagctcaccgatgaATATCCATTCATGTGTCGGCACAGCGAAACATGGTAAACTGCTACGGCTTTACACGAGGATCTGcgacacggaaaaaaatccgatCTCCCGCTGTCTAAAATTCGATTGTTATCGTACTTAATTGCACCGAATTTCAAAACACCTAATGATAGATACCGAGGTATTGGGAATACATACTATGGGTGATTCTCTTACCTATCTAATGGATCATAAACTTAGCCGGTTTGAGCTTTTTTTTGAAGACAACCAGTTTTCTCCAAAGAGATTTCGATACTCTGCTACTTGGGCTAtcagtagacaaattgtccaaagtatcaggTAATtatccttgcagatcgactgctgttaattccgttacagaaacaacacagtcatccgcaactTGTCTCAACAAACAtgaaattttccatgagacaatgaTCTATGTCTCTGACCTAAAAGCCTGGGGGTGAACCCTGGGGGGGACCCTGTAGTTAAGTCGTGCAACTGCCAAGTCGCTATGATCATCCGTTTCTCAAACAGAAAATCTTATAAAAAGGTGTTCAAAATTCGTGGAAAACCGCTTGTGTCTGCGATACTAACTGGTATAAACACCTCTTTCATGTCTGAAAACTTCGAGCCCATTTGCTGCTGTTAGTAAAGGCTAgctgaatatctgaagaaagcaacgTAAGACAGTCATTCGTTCCtttcacggtgcttcatttaccgttattatcaaaaaaatataccatcaaaacctgaaacgccattctcttacTTTATCACTccaacacctctggacaaattaaaaaaaaaaaaatcgtcagacGAAATttcgagttacgcccttttaaagggcctaacccctaaaaaatcagggattctatagaaaaatatcatatttcataacagaagcatgtttctgccatcaataTTTGATATGCCATTCTCTTTCTGTATCATtcttacacctctggataaattttctgAATAATCGATTGACCAAtgtttgagttacgcccttttaaagggcctaacccctaaaaaatcagggtttctatagaaaaacataatATTTCTGTTATGCATGTTATGCATGCATGCctttgccatcaaaatttgaaaggCCATTCTCtgtctttatcattcctacatttctggataaattttaaaaataatcgttagacgaaattttaagtttcgcccttttaaagggccttatcCCTAAAAACAATAGGgctttctatagaataccatcatatttaaTAGCAGAAGCATGCTTTAACGTCCCAAAAAATAAaaagtatcattaataatgctacaatttgatactatgcactaatattgactGCATTTTGTATAACAATTAGTCATAACGccaatataagggaagtattcttgaacctgtaggatacggacgatgttggcttcatttactaatatagccagaacaatatagggggattaggggcataatggacaccctaagcaaatgagtactttaggcctgtataacagagtaaaacttaacatattatcagttgacttacaactttaacttgtttcctacgtcttccaatcatttacaggaggtagaatgtctttattgtggagaaataatgaattgtaaaccgtgtgtttttcagggctggcaggaaaggttcggggcgaaatggacacccatcggggcataatggacacccctgcatattttatgctaattctttggttttaTCGACCAGTTAGGTaattacggagatcaataccacagatataatactccatctaagacgagtttacataacatcaaagttaattaaacaaactttaggctaaaatattcggattgattttttccaaactctctaaaacgcctaacagtatgcaatgcacgtacatccattcgtaattgccagtgttcatttcgccccgaatcgactacaacattaaaattgttatttaaggctaattctgattaaaaataaaatacttcatccattgctaaatcttcgtatacatgtagatgagTAAAcatttcacttgtttttatggtggacacaccccaatactcgtaataccttatttgatgctgctgcgaaattataagaatttcaccatatgaaaaacatatttcaatttcaatgatattttgattattttggagcaaaatatatggtacttttgaaaaatagaaccgtGATTTGTTTCTTCACACTTatacattaaaagttttacataaaagtcaacggtttcggcaaaaacaggggtgtccatttcgccccgggtgtccattatgcccctaatccccctacaatgaaaaacataaacgacagttcattaaCTTATTCATTTTTATAGTTACCATTGCATACCCCTAAACTGAACTTCAAAtataatgttggtcaaattctccagttacgcccatgTAAAGGTCATAAGTGCTGAAAGTAGAATTATtttaaaacttagtttcatttaatcatgttTATTCTTTGGTAgcgtagtttagcagttaaatataacactatcattacaattgatcatctcaatgcttatttttgaatgtttattaattgaaaacatCATTCACCAATAAAACTAACGAATGACAAAGGCGTATGTCATCACTCATCAACATATTCgcgtattttttttatatttcatacTGATACTATACCATTTTGAGGCTCGCACAATATGGAAGTCCTCGACTAGTAACGTAACAAAACTTTCTTATGTACCAAATAACAACATTTGATTTTGATATGTTGATATCTTACCGGTGTTCTCTAAACTAGAtcaagttttcttcaaaaatggaaCGAGATTGAATAAGAAACCCTAGTAGGATCGACAAACCGGTGTTTCAaatttatccccccccccccacacattTATCGGTCCACCAGCGAAGCAagtcagggtggccactcaaccggAAATATCGTAAATTAGACGGGAACAGCAAACAATTGGGAATAACCAGGAAATTACCGGGAATTCGCTTAGAACATCAATCTCCTCTGGTGTTGAAAGTCCAGAATAATCATTACTATTGCATCTTCATGAAAGTTAATGTAATTTTTCTAAAGCATGATTTATATTTTGTAATCTTACGGTACTAGATATGGAGCTCAAAATTTAATCAAAAGATtaaaacttttttaagattacttAGGGATCTTGAATTATTTTTTAGGTGTGTTTTAAAGAGctataattatttttgaaaaatgttttctattatactttataTAATATATATCCTTCCTAACGAATCACGTTGGTAAAGGCTTAGTAACAGTGCAAAAATGGCCCTAATTTACAAGGAGGGTGTTTCCTGCGATTTGTGAGGACGTCTCACTAACATGGCCATCTTGCTAGTCGAATATCTTCGGTAATATGTTGCTGTAGCCTTTTAAATATGTTATTTAACATATAAATATGGATATAAATATGTTGTTTAAAAAGGTCGTTTTTTGCGCGACGAAATTTGTGCATCACCACTCCATGTAACATATTTGGAACTAATATGAACATGTCTATAAAatagcaatacaaaaaacttacgtcccacgctatgaatggcaattgatacaaaaatgattgcttcctacatgtttgaaaatacttcccttatattagcgtaatggccaatttttatacaaatatcaatacaaatagccaatattagcgtatagtatcaaattgtagcattattcatgatacgttttattatttgggacttcaaggcatggtTTTGTtatgtagggtaattcgctaattgttgaacactacccaaatgttgaacagtttctgaatattttattataaatcctacttaagtaattttcatccaacgtaaacgtatgatgtagacaCCGTCggtgatgtagatgcatatacatgtgggtcacgatatcgctctaattaagttacaaaattatacatatttttcgtcaaaaaattgattgaaaattttgtaccgctgatgacacgaaaactgcacaattcttaagatcaATTTTAAGAAACTGCTGTTACgaactaagctttgcgggcaaatcgaccacaaatatcaaaggcacaccatagttacaagaactggaaggatgtcattaacagtttaacattatttaaaatcacattttcattgtaatttaatttgaaaaaaatatttttcttatcacaatatcattatgcatccatgatccaattgttgaacactggcataacctacgatgttagcatgactgctagattttttttttcagtttacctaaccgtacatttcgtggggtttcaaaggcgttccagggatgttctaggggtgttccagtgggcttcagaaagattccagtggttttcaatgggaatcaagggcgtttcagaggtgttcaagaggaattcagagtgttggggggtcccaggagtatttcaaggcgttccaggaggctcaggagcaatccaagggttttcaagggatttcagggtcgttccatgagtgttcttgggggttgagtgggtcccatgggtttccagaagagtttcaggggctttaaaaggcgtacttttcttacGCTTTCAGTCctctagagctctcttcaaatgtgcgattctttgtcatttcaatgaattgtcactagctcgaacTAGCTGggtacaaaatacaaaaaaaaaaccggaaaaaatccgccagggtgaaaaaatatcggatgtcgagtcaaagtcgggtaaatttttatcaaatgttggaccactgttggacccacatcgggtgggtaactgtcgtgtctatgttgggtttggtggccaaaataaaaacaggtgaatgataggttgatgtcgggttatacgtcatcaataacgaacaaagcttcaaccgttcaacaattggcgagaaccgtccaacattaggatgagctagcttaaggaagcgttcaacatttaggttacagacttcccatacaaatgttctattttctcttagaaaacggAATTTAATAaaggcagtataagggataagtagatctagacgttcactggatatttttcatctaaagtggaattatgcacggaaaaacaaacgaaaaccaaaaagccggtactaaccgttcaacaattggcgaattaccctaatataatggttttctatagaaaccctgattttttaggggtacggcccttcaaaagggcgtaactcgaaatttcgtctaacgattattttaaattattttttttatctgtattaacgagatttttagccctgggctagttcatctcgggacccacgctttacttcccttccgaaggaagaactcacatttttgcgagattgtcgggagtgggattcgatc contains:
- the LOC109398656 gene encoding zinc finger protein 425, with product MTTISYASACRVCAQTGADTMESIYEPTVEGRSPAQVIEECFSIAMSSCDGFPNKLCQSCKDQLKSVLHFHATILESEKKFKSLVALPKIEFTEPADGNISSVFISEEYIKTEVDSECEEIVHDNIDTDEDDEPIARRKRRTKREKKRKIVEKVELVIEKLEPNTVVEEPVDQKPSVEEDVKPDTSKPVKKRWVDIQIDLNSSPDNSSSGENYSDYDSANSSDSEEGDQKPKKKRLYYGVKADSQPKRCCDCKDFPLDSHEKVEEHSDKYHYRYRVTNERDIEDNPFECPTCYKRFESKKEFLRHQRKMYVERLHPCPKCDEEFANQYVLQRHLKLYHKKKMIIERMEELRQESHICCACKKKFDSHEQLRAHAEDVHLKQSLSYDGDYQFECEVCFRRFKTRQSMKVHQYRMFKGKKFICALCGKAFKEKAFLRDHENSHRREKPYECPKCDARFSIKGSYDAHVRLHDAKEEFKCEYCGRGFRTKSLLKGHLTVHSEDRPFKCHLCPITFTQQRLLDSHIEFHLGNKPFKCQQCPASYRYQRDLRGHIREKHEGILNFQCTFCPKAFNRKKPLLVHLKTHEAI